The Oncorhynchus kisutch isolate 150728-3 unplaced genomic scaffold, Okis_V2 scaffold4083, whole genome shotgun sequence genome contains a region encoding:
- the LOC116373887 gene encoding mitogen-activated protein kinase 6 isoform X1: MAEKFESLMNIHGFDLGPRYMDLKPLGYGGNGLVFSAIDTDCDKRVAVKKIILTDPQSVKHALREIKIIRRLDHDNTVKVFETLGPSGRHLTEDIVSLTEVNSVYIVQEYMETDLCQLLERGLLSEDHARLFMYQLLRGLKYIHSANVLHRDLKPANLFVNTEDLVLKIGDFGLARIMDPHYSHKGHLSEGLVTKWYRSPRLLLSPNNYTKAIDMWAAGCIFTEMLTGKTLFAGAHELEQMQLILESIPVLREEDRQELHSVIPVFIHGDMSQPHNPLAKLLPDVSPQALDFLQKILTFNPMDRLTAEEALAHPYMSDYSFPLDEPVSLHPFHIEDEVDDILLMDEGHSHTWDSRYRDSQLSEGDWHLHTHSILDTDEVQVDPRALSDQTDEEEVQVDPRKYADGDREILDDPSYGYSSLFTPERSWPDPDDKHLDLHHENKYCDLECSHTCNYKVVSPSYLDNLIWRDSEVNHYYEPKLIIDLSNWKEQQSKEKQAQAAGRDKEHKAQKSKCEKNGLVKAQMVLQVEKGPVEKDSQQEKNQTQTTQQNQGFDFDSFIAGTIKLSLRTEPSDVGLLGDVGLLSEVGVGLLSEVGLLNELNSSVSQLEAPRSGSMSKTISQEKEEKCLVNFAQVSITVGTAGSGARPAHPWESFGGGERVEERRGGCLMDGAGRWDVGKEEQLQKDSCYTSYLDRLFSRKDEGSGESAASAADTPEPEPSDVGVERERDEGGFLARSGEIMFNMQLDSLALPGFDATTDVPLKSIQASLAPSTVKCSPQIAHTTYSSFFKHLN, encoded by the exons ATGGCGGAGAAGTTTGAGTCTCTGATGAACATCCACGGGTTTGACCTGGGCCCACGTTACATGGACCTGAAGCCTCTGGGCTACGGAGGGAACGGCCTGGTGTTCTCAGCCATCGACACGGACTGCGACAAACGAGTGGCGGTGAAGAAGATCATTCTGACGGATCCTCAGAGCGTCAAACACGCCCTGAGAGAGATCAAGATCATCAGGAGGCTGGACCACGACAACACCGTCAAG GTATTTGAGACCCTTGGGCCCAGCGGTCGTCACCTAACAGAGGACATAGTCTCTCTGACAGAGGTGAACTCTGTGTACATCGTCCAGGAGTACATGGAGACAGACCTGTGTCAGCTCCTGGAGAGGGGTCTACTCTCTGAGGATCACGCCAGACTCTTCATGTACCAGCTGCTGAGAGGCCTCAAGTACATCCACTCTGCCAACGTACTGCACAGAGACCTGAAGCCTGCCAACTTGTTCGTCAACACAGAGGACCTGGTGCTGAAGATAGGAGACTTTGGACTGGCCCGGATCATGGATCCTCACTACTCACACAAG GGTCATCTTTCTGAGGGCTTGGTGACTAAATGGTACCGGTCTCCTCGCCTGCTGCTCTCTCCTAACAACTACACCAAGGCCATTGACATGTGGGCTGCCGGATGCATCTTCACCGAGATGCTCACCGGGAAAACGCTCTTCGCAG GAGCCCATGAACTGGAGCAGATGCAGCTGATCCTGGAGTCCATCCCTGTgctgagagaagaggacaggcaGGAGTTACACAGTGTTATCCCCGTCTTCATACACGGTGACATGTCCCAGCCGCACAACCCACTGGCCAAGCTACTGCCCGACGTCAGCCCACAGG CCCTGGATTTCCTGCAAAAGATCCTGACCTTTAACCCCATGGACCGTCTGACAGCAGAAGAAGCCCTAGCCCACCCTTACATGTCTGACTACTCCTTCCCCCTGGACGAACCCGTCTCGCTGCACCCCTTCCACATAGAGGATGAGGTGGATGATATCTTACTGATGGACGAGGGTCACAGCCACACCTGGGACAG caggTACCGTGACAGCCAGCTTTCAGAAGGGGACTGGCACCTCCACACCCACAGCATTCTGGACACTGACGAGGTACAGGTGGACCCTCGGGCTCTGTCTGACCAAACTGACGAGGAGGAGGTTCAG GTGGACCCTCGTAAGTATGCAGACGGAGACCGGGAGATCCTGGATGATCCTTCCTACGGCTACTCCTCCCTCTTCACTCCCGAACGCTCGTGGCCCGACCCCGATGACAAACACTTGGACCTTCACCACGAGAACAAGTACTGTGACCTGGAGTGTTCCCACACCTGTAACTACAAGGTGGTGTCTCCATCCTACCTGGATAACCTGATCTGGAGGGACAGCGAGGTCAACCACTACTACGAGCCCAAGCTCATTATAGATCTGTCCAACTGGAAGGAGCAGCAGAGTAAAGAGAAACAGGCTCAGGCTGCAGGCAGAGACAAGGAGCACAAGGCTCAGAAGAGCAAGTGTGAGAAGAACGGCCTGGTGAAGGCTCAGATGGTTCTACAGGTAGAGAAGGGCCCGGTGGAGAAGGACTCCCAGCAAGAGAAGAACCAGACCCAGACTACTCAACAGAATCAAGGCTTTGACTTTGACTCCTTCATCGCCGGCACCATCAAACTGAGCCTGCGAACTGAGCCCAGCGACGTGGGACTCCTGGGGGATGTGGGCCTCCTGAGCGAGGTGGGAGTGGGCCTCCTGAGCGAGGTGGGCCTCCTGAACGAGCTCAACTCGTCTGTGTCCCAGCTGGAGGCTCCGCGGTCAGGCTCCATGTCCAAAACCATCAgccaggagaaggaggagaagtgcCTGGTGAACTTTGCTCAGGTCAGCATCACCGTGGGGACCGCTGGGTCTGGGGCGCGTCCCGCACACCCCTGGGAGAGCTtcggaggaggggagagggtggaggagcgGAGAGGTGGGTGTCTGATGGACGGGGCGGGGCGCTGGGACGTTGGGAAAGAGGAGCAGCTCCAGAAGGACAGCTGCTACACCAGCTACCTGGACAGACTGTTCAGCAGGAAGGACGAGGGCAGCGGGGAGAGTGCTGCTAGCGCCGCCGACACCCCAGAACCTGAGCCCTCGGATGTGGGAGTGGAGAGGGAACGGGACGAGGGGGGCTTCCTGGCGCGGAGCGGAGAAATCATGTTTAACATGCAGCTGGACTCTCTGGCGCTGCCGGGATTCGATGCTACGACCGACGTGCCGCTCAAATCCATCCAggcctccctcgctccctccacgGTCAAATGCTCGCCTCAGATCGCCCACACAACCTACAGCAGCTTCTTCAAGCATCTGAATTAA
- the LOC116373887 gene encoding mitogen-activated protein kinase 6 isoform X2, which yields MAEKFESLMNIHGFDLGPRYMDLKPLGYGGNGLVFSAIDTDCDKRVAVKKIILTDPQSVKHALREIKIIRRLDHDNTVKVFETLGPSGRHLTEDIVSLTEVNSVYIVQEYMETDLCQLLERGLLSEDHARLFMYQLLRGLKYIHSANVLHRDLKPANLFVNTEDLVLKIGDFGLARIMDPHYSHKGHLSEGLVTKWYRSPRLLLSPNNYTKAIDMWAAGCIFTEMLTGKTLFAGAHELEQMQLILESIPVLREEDRQELHSVIPVFIHGDMSQPHNPLAKLLPDVSPQALDFLQKILTFNPMDRLTAEEALAHPYMSDYSFPLDEPVSLHPFHIEDEVDDILLMDEGHSHTWDRYRDSQLSEGDWHLHTHSILDTDEVQVDPRALSDQTDEEEVQVDPRKYADGDREILDDPSYGYSSLFTPERSWPDPDDKHLDLHHENKYCDLECSHTCNYKVVSPSYLDNLIWRDSEVNHYYEPKLIIDLSNWKEQQSKEKQAQAAGRDKEHKAQKSKCEKNGLVKAQMVLQVEKGPVEKDSQQEKNQTQTTQQNQGFDFDSFIAGTIKLSLRTEPSDVGLLGDVGLLSEVGVGLLSEVGLLNELNSSVSQLEAPRSGSMSKTISQEKEEKCLVNFAQVSITVGTAGSGARPAHPWESFGGGERVEERRGGCLMDGAGRWDVGKEEQLQKDSCYTSYLDRLFSRKDEGSGESAASAADTPEPEPSDVGVERERDEGGFLARSGEIMFNMQLDSLALPGFDATTDVPLKSIQASLAPSTVKCSPQIAHTTYSSFFKHLN from the exons ATGGCGGAGAAGTTTGAGTCTCTGATGAACATCCACGGGTTTGACCTGGGCCCACGTTACATGGACCTGAAGCCTCTGGGCTACGGAGGGAACGGCCTGGTGTTCTCAGCCATCGACACGGACTGCGACAAACGAGTGGCGGTGAAGAAGATCATTCTGACGGATCCTCAGAGCGTCAAACACGCCCTGAGAGAGATCAAGATCATCAGGAGGCTGGACCACGACAACACCGTCAAG GTATTTGAGACCCTTGGGCCCAGCGGTCGTCACCTAACAGAGGACATAGTCTCTCTGACAGAGGTGAACTCTGTGTACATCGTCCAGGAGTACATGGAGACAGACCTGTGTCAGCTCCTGGAGAGGGGTCTACTCTCTGAGGATCACGCCAGACTCTTCATGTACCAGCTGCTGAGAGGCCTCAAGTACATCCACTCTGCCAACGTACTGCACAGAGACCTGAAGCCTGCCAACTTGTTCGTCAACACAGAGGACCTGGTGCTGAAGATAGGAGACTTTGGACTGGCCCGGATCATGGATCCTCACTACTCACACAAG GGTCATCTTTCTGAGGGCTTGGTGACTAAATGGTACCGGTCTCCTCGCCTGCTGCTCTCTCCTAACAACTACACCAAGGCCATTGACATGTGGGCTGCCGGATGCATCTTCACCGAGATGCTCACCGGGAAAACGCTCTTCGCAG GAGCCCATGAACTGGAGCAGATGCAGCTGATCCTGGAGTCCATCCCTGTgctgagagaagaggacaggcaGGAGTTACACAGTGTTATCCCCGTCTTCATACACGGTGACATGTCCCAGCCGCACAACCCACTGGCCAAGCTACTGCCCGACGTCAGCCCACAGG CCCTGGATTTCCTGCAAAAGATCCTGACCTTTAACCCCATGGACCGTCTGACAGCAGAAGAAGCCCTAGCCCACCCTTACATGTCTGACTACTCCTTCCCCCTGGACGAACCCGTCTCGCTGCACCCCTTCCACATAGAGGATGAGGTGGATGATATCTTACTGATGGACGAGGGTCACAGCCACACCTGGGACAG gTACCGTGACAGCCAGCTTTCAGAAGGGGACTGGCACCTCCACACCCACAGCATTCTGGACACTGACGAGGTACAGGTGGACCCTCGGGCTCTGTCTGACCAAACTGACGAGGAGGAGGTTCAG GTGGACCCTCGTAAGTATGCAGACGGAGACCGGGAGATCCTGGATGATCCTTCCTACGGCTACTCCTCCCTCTTCACTCCCGAACGCTCGTGGCCCGACCCCGATGACAAACACTTGGACCTTCACCACGAGAACAAGTACTGTGACCTGGAGTGTTCCCACACCTGTAACTACAAGGTGGTGTCTCCATCCTACCTGGATAACCTGATCTGGAGGGACAGCGAGGTCAACCACTACTACGAGCCCAAGCTCATTATAGATCTGTCCAACTGGAAGGAGCAGCAGAGTAAAGAGAAACAGGCTCAGGCTGCAGGCAGAGACAAGGAGCACAAGGCTCAGAAGAGCAAGTGTGAGAAGAACGGCCTGGTGAAGGCTCAGATGGTTCTACAGGTAGAGAAGGGCCCGGTGGAGAAGGACTCCCAGCAAGAGAAGAACCAGACCCAGACTACTCAACAGAATCAAGGCTTTGACTTTGACTCCTTCATCGCCGGCACCATCAAACTGAGCCTGCGAACTGAGCCCAGCGACGTGGGACTCCTGGGGGATGTGGGCCTCCTGAGCGAGGTGGGAGTGGGCCTCCTGAGCGAGGTGGGCCTCCTGAACGAGCTCAACTCGTCTGTGTCCCAGCTGGAGGCTCCGCGGTCAGGCTCCATGTCCAAAACCATCAgccaggagaaggaggagaagtgcCTGGTGAACTTTGCTCAGGTCAGCATCACCGTGGGGACCGCTGGGTCTGGGGCGCGTCCCGCACACCCCTGGGAGAGCTtcggaggaggggagagggtggaggagcgGAGAGGTGGGTGTCTGATGGACGGGGCGGGGCGCTGGGACGTTGGGAAAGAGGAGCAGCTCCAGAAGGACAGCTGCTACACCAGCTACCTGGACAGACTGTTCAGCAGGAAGGACGAGGGCAGCGGGGAGAGTGCTGCTAGCGCCGCCGACACCCCAGAACCTGAGCCCTCGGATGTGGGAGTGGAGAGGGAACGGGACGAGGGGGGCTTCCTGGCGCGGAGCGGAGAAATCATGTTTAACATGCAGCTGGACTCTCTGGCGCTGCCGGGATTCGATGCTACGACCGACGTGCCGCTCAAATCCATCCAggcctccctcgctccctccacgGTCAAATGCTCGCCTCAGATCGCCCACACAACCTACAGCAGCTTCTTCAAGCATCTGAATTAA